From one Mustelus asterias chromosome 2, sMusAst1.hap1.1, whole genome shotgun sequence genomic stretch:
- the fignl1 gene encoding fidgetin-like protein 1: MQSFDAVHLGEWQKHYFNIISNDCTPGQKADAYRGQILQLQFAWANSDISQECAASSFRRCSEKYSAIIDSDSADIGLNNYADSVLSLSKCQKNESNQWQSLLTEDSIFKLKSVQEMFKAGKRARDLLVTAADVSTVVGKANYMTNLDCHKVETASVSNTEGSVPKIKTSILSTDAPSKNVNENYSSDKPSTVTTFTCPKMVQNLSVAKPVTDETSSTGKFSLAPSKNLYSGPVFGLGKATNCTVTQTSQIGTVSGQCMPPNSNLTLMAPGNTSKRKSSRISGEVGSDSYNNMNYGHFQNRNWTNSNQKSFDNMTRNMKCDGGAADEGFTTAFKTAKDQLYVDQQKKFGNQSQPQRPPVTTSYNCSKKSLGTLRSRGLFGKFVSPVSKQDNDDENGGLCSVPYENSSSEPTVPVDERLKNLEPKMIQLIMSEIMDHGPPVNWDDIAGLEFAKTTIKEIVVWPMLRPDIFTGLRGPPKGILLFGPPGTGKTLIGKCIACQSGATFFSISASSLTSKWVGEGEKMVRAMFAVARCYQPAVIFIDEIDSLLSQRVDGEHDSSRRIKTEFLVQLDGATTSADDRILVVGATNRPQEIDEAARRRLVKRLYIPLPEVSARRQIVVKLMSHESCSLSPEELEVIIKQSEGFSGADMTQLCREAALGPIRSIQIADISTITPDQVRSIAFIDFKNAFVNVRPSVSPKDLELYEDWNKTFGCGR, translated from the coding sequence ATGCAGTCTTTTGATGCAGTCCATCTCGGTGAATGGCAGAAACATTATTTCAATATAATCTCCAATGATTGTACACCTGGTCAGAAGGCTGATGCTTATCGTGGACAAATTTTGCAGTTGCAGTTTGCATGGGCAAACTCTGATATCTctcaggaatgcgctgccagctcattcaggagatgcagtgaaaaatattcagCCATTATTGACTCAGACAGTGCAGACATTGGGTTGAATAATTATGCTGACAGTGTTCTGAGTTTGTCAAAATGTCAGAAGAATGAAAGCAATCAATGGCAGTCGTTGTTGACTGAAGACAGTATTTTCAAATTAAAAAGTGTGCAAGAGATGTTTAAAGCTGGCAAAAGAGCTAGAGATTTGCTGGTAACAGCAGCTGATGTTTCAACTGTAGTCGGGAAAGCCAATTACATGACAAACTTAGACTGTCATAAAGTAGAAACTGCATCTGTCAGTAATACAGAAGGTTCAGTTCCTAAAATTAAAACTTCAATTTTGTCCACTGATGCACCTTCAAAAAATGTGAATGAAAACTATTCTTCAGACAAGCCCTCCACAGTTACCACATTTACATGTCCGAAAATGGTTCAAAATCTGTCAGTTGCTAAGCCAGTGACTGATGAGACTAGTTCTACAGGTAAATTTTCATTGGCACCTTCTAAAAACCTCTATAGTGGCCCTGTTTTTGGATTGGGCAAAGCAACAAACTGTACTGTCACTCAAACAAGTCAAATCGGAACAGTATCGGGACAATGTATGCCTCCTAATAGCAACTTAACCCTTATGGCACCTGGTAATACATCAAAGAGGAAGTCCTCTCGGATATCGGGAGAGGTTGGTAGTGATTCATATAATAACATGAATTATGGGCATTTTCAGAATCGAAACTGGACTAATTCTAATCAAAAGAGTTTTGATAATATGACCAGAAATATGAAATGTGATGGTGGTGCTGCTGATGAAGGTTTTACAACAGCTTTTAAAACAGCAAAGGACCAACTTTATGTTGATCAACAGAAAAAGTTTGGAAATCAATCTCAACCTCAGCGACCACCTGTAACAACATCATATAATTGTTCAAAAAAGTCATTGGGCACACTCAGGTCTCGTGGTTTGTTTGGCAAATTTGTTTCTCCAGTTTCAAAACAGGATAATGATGATGAAAATGGTGGATTATGTTCAGTGCCTTATGAGAACAGTTCTTCTGAACCCACTGTACCAGTGGATGAGCGTTTGAAGAATCTTGAGCCAAAGATGATTCAACTCATTATGAGTGAGATCATGGACCATGGTCCTCCAGTGAACTGGGATGATATCGCTGGGCTAGAGTTTGCTAAAACAACAATTAAGGAGATAGTAGTTTGGCCAATGCTTAGACCAGATATCTTTACTGGACTCCGTGGCCCACCCAAGGGAATTCTGTTATTTGGTCCTCCTGGAACAGGTAAAACTCTAATCGGTAAGTGCATTGCATGCCAGTCAGGAGCTACTTTTTTCAGCATCAGTGCTTCATCGCTAACTTCCAAGTGGGTTGGAGAAGGTGAAAAAATGGTACGTGCAATGTTTGCTGTAGCACGCTGCTACCAGCCTGCAGTTATCTTCATTGATGAAATTGATTCTCTCTTGTCTCAACGAGTTGATGGAGAGCATGATTCTTCTCGAAGAATAAAAACGGAGTTCTTAGTGCAGTTAGATGGTGCTACTACTTCAGCAGATGATCGTATTCTTGTGGTCGGTGCCACGAACCGACCCCAAGAAATAGATGAGGCAGCTCGGAGACGTCTGGTCAAAAGACTGTACATCCCGTTACCTGAAGTATCAGCCAGGAGACAGATAGTGGTGAAATTGATGTCTCATGAAAGCTGTTCCCTGAGTCCAGAGGAATTGGAGGTGATCATCAAACAATCTGAAGGATTTTCAGGGGCTGACATGACTCAACTTTGTCGCGAGGCAGCCTTGGGGCCAATCCGTAGCATTCAGATAGCGGACATCTCCACTATTACACCGGACCAAGTACGGTCAATTGCATTCATAGACTTTAAAAATGCCTTTGTAAACGTGAGGCCAAGTGTGTCTCCGAAAGACCTTGAACTGTATGAGGATTGGAATAAAACATTTGGTTGTGGCAGATGA